One genomic segment of Tripterygium wilfordii isolate XIE 37 chromosome 9, ASM1340144v1, whole genome shotgun sequence includes these proteins:
- the LOC120004891 gene encoding protein ZINC INDUCED FACILITATOR-LIKE 1-like isoform X2 → MAQESSKKPLLEKHYYENCPGCKTDLLKQSRTGLPIRELFSIWIVVLCTALPISSLFPFLYFMIRDFQIAKREEDIGYYAGYVGSSFMFGRALTSLFWGVVADRYGRKPVIIMGTLSVVIFNTLFGFSLNYWMAIGTRFLLGSCNGLLGPIKAYAVEIFREEHQALGISTVSTSWGIGLIIGPALGGFLAQPADKYPSIFSKESLFGRFPYLLPCLCISLFALGVTIASCWLPETLHIHNESKMSQDDLCADLETSSHWSNENEKDDEIENNESMSKGSLIRNWPLMSSIIVYCVFSLHDMAYTEIFSLWAESPKKFGGLSYSTENVGQVLAISGFSLLVFQFSLYPYVERILGPLVVSRIAGILSIPLLTSYPLLAMLSGFSLALLLNCVSAIKNVLSIMDHDALVLVNLVGMYIYRCL, encoded by the exons ATGGCACAGGAGAGCAGCAAGAAGCCGCTGTTGGAGAAACATTACTATGAGAATTGCCCTGGCTGTAAGACTGATCTACTCAAGCAATCAAGAACAGGCTTACCTATTCGAGAGCTTTTTTCAATATGGATTGTTGTGCTTTGCACTG CTCTTCCAATATCATCTCTCTTCCCATTTCTTTATTTCATG ATAAGGGATTTCCAAATTGCAAAAAGGGAGGAAGATATAGGTTACTATGCGGGCTATGTGG GATCATCATTTATGTTTGGCAGAGCATTGACATCTCTATTTTGGGGTGTCGTTGCGGACCGCTATGGTCGTAAACCTGTAATAATTATGGGAACTCTCTCAGT GGTTATTTTCAACACTCTCTTTGGCTTTAGTCTTAACTATTGGATGGCTATTGGTACACGGTTTCTTCTTGGGAGTTGTAATGGTTTACTTGGTCCAATAAAG GCTTATGCAGTTGAGATTTTCCGTGAAGAACATCAAGCTTTAGGAATCTCGACG GTCAGTACATCTTGGGGTATTGGCCTGATCATTGGTCCGGCACTAGGAGGGTTCTTGGCCCAG CCAGCAGATAAATATCCAAGTATATTCTCTAAAGAATCTTTGTTTGGGAG GTTTCCATACTTATTACCGTGTTTGTGCATCTCACTCTTTGCGTTGGGAGTAACCATTGCTTCCTGTTGGCTGCCG GAAACATTGCACATTCACAATGAAAGCAAGATGTCTCAGGACGATTTATGTGCTGATCTGGAAACTTCATCACATTGGAGTAATGAAAATGAGAAAgatgatgaaattgaaaatAATGAATCAATGTCCAAAGGGAGTCTCATAAGAAATTGGCCGCTGATGTCATCTATCattgtttattgtgttttctcGCTCCATGATATGGCGTACACAGAG ATATTTTCTTTATGGGCCGAGAGTCCTAAGAAGTTTGGGGGTTTGAGCTATTCGACTGAAAATGTCGGACAAGTCCTTGCAATATCAG GTTTCAGCCTTCTTGTCTTTCAATTTTCGCTATATCCATACGTGGAGAGGATTCTGGGCCCATTAGTGGTATCTCGCATAGCAGGG ATTTTATCCATCCCATTGCTGACAAGTTACCCGCTCTTAGCCATGTTGTCGGGGTTCAGCCTTGCCCTGCTGTTAAATTGTGTATCAGCGATTAAGAATGTTTTGTCA ATTATGGACCATGATGCATTGGTTTTAGTAAATCTTGTGGGGATGTACATTTATAG GTGTCTATAA
- the LOC120005256 gene encoding uncharacterized protein LOC120005256, whose product MGTEESKDPLKGVDWKTIGGELQKDPSAGSKPVIRKRLPKKIRDIPDFYFLPRKSLPYNIAFFGACIAGGVGAGMLTEIWINKKVREDGGIIWEFDK is encoded by the exons ATGGGAACTGAAGAATCAAAAGATCCATTGAAAGGGGTTGATTGGAAAACCATTGGTGGTGAATTGCAGAAAGACCCCAGTGCAGGCAGTAAACCAGTTATAAGGAAGCGGCTTCCCAAAAAAATTAGGGACATTcctgatttttattttcttcctcgAAAATCCCTTCCCTATAACATTGCCTTCTTTGGAGCATGTATTGCTGGTGGAGTTGGTGCTGGGATGCTGACAGAGATATggataaacaagaaagttagag AGGATGGAGGTATCATTTGGGAGTTTGACAAATAG
- the LOC120004891 gene encoding protein ZINC INDUCED FACILITATOR-LIKE 1-like isoform X1, with protein sequence MAQESSKKPLLEKHYYENCPGCKTDLLKQSRTGLPIRELFSIWIVVLCTALPISSLFPFLYFMIRDFQIAKREEDIGYYAGYVGSSFMFGRALTSLFWGVVADRYGRKPVIIMGTLSVVIFNTLFGFSLNYWMAIGTRFLLGSCNGLLGPIKAYAVEIFREEHQALGISTVSTSWGIGLIIGPALGGFLAQPADKYPSIFSKESLFGRFPYLLPCLCISLFALGVTIASCWLPETLHIHNESKMSQDDLCADLETSSHWSNENEKDDEIENNESMSKGSLIRNWPLMSSIIVYCVFSLHDMAYTEIFSLWAESPKKFGGLSYSTENVGQVLAISGFSLLVFQFSLYPYVERILGPLVVSRIAGILSIPLLTSYPLLAMLSGFSLALLLNCVSAIKNVLSVSIITGMFILQNNAVEQHQRGAANGIAMTAMSLFKAAGPAGGGAIFSWAQKRQDAAFLPGDHMVFFILNVVEAIGVLVTFKPFLRQRHK encoded by the exons ATGGCACAGGAGAGCAGCAAGAAGCCGCTGTTGGAGAAACATTACTATGAGAATTGCCCTGGCTGTAAGACTGATCTACTCAAGCAATCAAGAACAGGCTTACCTATTCGAGAGCTTTTTTCAATATGGATTGTTGTGCTTTGCACTG CTCTTCCAATATCATCTCTCTTCCCATTTCTTTATTTCATG ATAAGGGATTTCCAAATTGCAAAAAGGGAGGAAGATATAGGTTACTATGCGGGCTATGTGG GATCATCATTTATGTTTGGCAGAGCATTGACATCTCTATTTTGGGGTGTCGTTGCGGACCGCTATGGTCGTAAACCTGTAATAATTATGGGAACTCTCTCAGT GGTTATTTTCAACACTCTCTTTGGCTTTAGTCTTAACTATTGGATGGCTATTGGTACACGGTTTCTTCTTGGGAGTTGTAATGGTTTACTTGGTCCAATAAAG GCTTATGCAGTTGAGATTTTCCGTGAAGAACATCAAGCTTTAGGAATCTCGACG GTCAGTACATCTTGGGGTATTGGCCTGATCATTGGTCCGGCACTAGGAGGGTTCTTGGCCCAG CCAGCAGATAAATATCCAAGTATATTCTCTAAAGAATCTTTGTTTGGGAG GTTTCCATACTTATTACCGTGTTTGTGCATCTCACTCTTTGCGTTGGGAGTAACCATTGCTTCCTGTTGGCTGCCG GAAACATTGCACATTCACAATGAAAGCAAGATGTCTCAGGACGATTTATGTGCTGATCTGGAAACTTCATCACATTGGAGTAATGAAAATGAGAAAgatgatgaaattgaaaatAATGAATCAATGTCCAAAGGGAGTCTCATAAGAAATTGGCCGCTGATGTCATCTATCattgtttattgtgttttctcGCTCCATGATATGGCGTACACAGAG ATATTTTCTTTATGGGCCGAGAGTCCTAAGAAGTTTGGGGGTTTGAGCTATTCGACTGAAAATGTCGGACAAGTCCTTGCAATATCAG GTTTCAGCCTTCTTGTCTTTCAATTTTCGCTATATCCATACGTGGAGAGGATTCTGGGCCCATTAGTGGTATCTCGCATAGCAGGG ATTTTATCCATCCCATTGCTGACAAGTTACCCGCTCTTAGCCATGTTGTCGGGGTTCAGCCTTGCCCTGCTGTTAAATTGTGTATCAGCGATTAAGAATGTTTTGTCA GTGTCTATAATAACTGGAATGTTCATTCTGCAAAACAACGCGGTG GAGCAACACCAAAGAGGAGCTGCCAATGGCATTGCTATGACTGCAATGTCTTTGTTCAAAGCAGCTGGTCCTGCCGGCGGAGGCGCCAT ATTTTCTTGGGCACAAAAGCGTCAAGATGCTGCCTTTCTTCCAG GTGACCATATGGTTTTCTTCATCCTGAACGTGGTCGAAGCCATTGGAGTGTTGGTGACTTTCAAACCATTTTTAAGGCAACGGCACAAGTAG
- the LOC120005997 gene encoding uncharacterized protein LOC120005997 has product MSEGIYRLKCHVAGRSSNVRACHKASKEAIKELVEALDGKKKKKTEKQIEESELRNEVSISGGATEMDEDMEVMGSRRRKCDHELMGRFVEINSQPNTDSTKFTKEGISFISSMEDSDASHTGTYIFDYVDKCIEDVGPKKVVQVVTDNASNNMAAASLMEKKRPNLFWTSCATHMVNLMLEAIGKLPRFKNAIDKARALTRFIYAHHSTLSMMRKMTKKRDIVRPGVTRFATNYLCLQSLVEKNEQLRLMFASEEWARNSHSKSAKGKVAYATVVSISFWKSVNSYLLIFRPLVKVLQFVDSDRPSMPWLYGELQAVIREIKEDVSSGLEKNYKPIIDIIESKSKGRLDSSLHLVGYLLNPYHFAKNRVNIGDDATIMEAFLYCVEKFFSDDLTTEGIVYDDELIRYKKLEGKFGRKQALFSYERKGANEFNPVGWWSNYGGSTSNSKKITIRILSLTTNSSGCERNWSTFEGVHTKKRNRLDSKRLNNLVYVQFNAKLLCKKQRVKSESRKRRWNFDFQAALGLRDGGEECSLYKPLIRTLKRVMVFLPEIIVVIDFIYAISHHPKPLSAYILKRLKLSSSSRKDSL; this is encoded by the exons ATGTCCGAAGGCATCTATCGACTCAAATGTCATGTAGCCGGTAGGTCAAGCAATGTGAGGGCTTGTCATAAGGCCAGTAAAGAGGCAATAAAGGAACTTGTTGAGGCACTAGatggtaagaagaagaaaaagaccgagaagcaaattgaagagTCTGAACTTAGAAATGAAGTTTCGATATCTGGTGGAGCTACGGAGATGGATGAGGATATGGAAGTCATGGgatcaaggagaagaaaatgtgATCACGAGCTTATGGGTAGATTTGTGGAGATTAATTCACAACCAAACACTGATTCTACAAAGTTTACAAA GGAAGGGATCTCTTTCATTTCCTCAATGGAGGATTCTGATGCATCCCATACGGGAACCTACATATTTGACTATGTCGACAAATGCATTGAAGATGTAGGACCAAAAAAGGTAGTGCAAGTTGTGACGGATAACGCTTCTAATAACATGGCAGCTGCAAGTTTGATGGAAAAGAAGAGACCCAATTTATTTTGGACTTCTTGTGCCACACATATGGTGAATCTTATGCTTGAGGCAATTGGTAAACTTCCAAGGTTCAAGAATGCAATTGATAAGGCAAGGGCTTTAACCAGATTCATATATGCACATCACTCAACCCTAAGCATGATGAGAAAGATGACGAAGAAGCGTGACATAGTACGGCCGGGTGTTACACGCTTTGCTACTAATTACCTTTGTTTGCAAAGCTTAGTGGAGAAAAATGAGCAACTAAGACTTATGTTTGCTTCAGAAGAATGGGCCCGGAATTCACATTCTAAGAGTGCGAAGGGAAAAGTGGCATATGCGACAGTTGTTAGCATCTCCTTTTGGAAGTCCGTGAACTCGTACTTGCTCATTTTTCGTCCATTGGTGAAAGTACTTCAGTTTGTTGATAGTGACAGACCATCTATGCCATGGTTGTATGGAGAACTTCAAGCGGTGATAAGAGAGATCAAGGAAGACGTATCTAGTGGACTTGAAAAGAATTATAAACCGATAATTGACATAATTGAGAGTAAATCCAAAGGAAGACTTGATTCCTCTTTGCACTTGGTGGGTTACTTGCTTAATCCGTACCACTTTGCAAAGAATAGGGTAAATATAGGAGATGATGCAACTATAATGGAAGCATTTCTTTATTGTGTAGAGAAGTTCTTCTCCGATGATTTGACCACTGAAGGGATAGTGTATGATGATGAATTGATCAGGTATAAGAAATTAGAGGGAAAGTTTGGAAGAAAACAAGCCCTTTTTTCTTATGAAAGAAAAGGTGCCAATGAGTTCAATCCCG TTGGGTGGTGGAGTAACTATGGTGGTAGTACATCAAACTCGAAGAAGATAACAATTAGGATTCTCTCATTGACCACAAATTCATCAGGTTGTGAGAGGAATTGGAGTACATTTGAAGGG GtgcacactaaaaagagaaaCAGACTTGACTCAAAAAGATTGAACAACTTGGTGTATGTTCAATTCAATGCAAAACTTCTCTGCAAGAAGCAAAGAGTGA AATCCGAGAGTAGGAAACGAAGGTGGAATTTTGATTTCCAAGCAGCTCTAGGTCTTAGGGATGGTGGCGAAGAGTGTTCACTTTATAAACCCTTGATTAGGACCCTAAA ACGTGTTATGGTTTTCTTGCCTGAAATAATTGTAGTTATAGATTTTATATATGCGATATC TCATCACCCCAAGCCTCTTTCAGCTTACATACTTAAGCGCTTAAAGCTATCAAGTAGTAGCAGGAAAGATAGTTTATAG